From the Polaribacter tangerinus genome, the window TCTGATAAATGAGCACCTTCGGTAATCAACATAAACCCAATTAGAATTAAAAAGGATAGTGCTAACATTTGTATTGTTGGGTTTTTGTTTACAAAAAGGCTAATTGGTTTAGAGAAAACCATCATGATAACTATAGATATTATCACTGCAATTACCATAATAGTTAATGCACCATTAATACCGTTTGTCATTCCAACAGCAGTTAAAATACTGTCGAAAGAAAAAACAATATCTATTAATATAATTTGAAAAATTACACTTGTAAATGAAATTACTTTAGGTGATTTTATCAAATCTTCTTCATGTGTATTTTCTACTTTCTGACGAATTTCTTTTGTGCTTTTGTAAATTAAAAATAAACCACCTAGAAATAAAATAATACTCTGACCGGTAATAGCTGTTTGAAACCAGTCTAACTCTACGATTAAAAATGGGTCTTTTAATGCAATTAAGTAGGAAACGCTAAAAAGCAATATAATTCTTATTATCATTGCTAAGGCTAAGCCTAAAAGTGTTGCTTTTCGAACTTTGTTTTCGGGTAACTTATTAGCAGAGATAGAAATGAAAATAATATTATCAATCCCTAAAATTATCTCTAAAAAGGTAAGCGTAATTAAAGCGACCCAAGTATCTGCATGGGCAAATATTTCCATATTACTTTATTTTGTAGACAGTACCGTCAGTTTTAAACTTGCTAAAGCCAATTTTAGCGGTAAAATTATAGGAAGTATCTGTAACTTTAGTAATTTGAACATAAATTGGCTCTTTGTCTAATTCCTTTTTTGGAGATTTCATTTTTAGTGTATAGAAAAAGTTATTTTTCCATTCTATATATAATGTATCAATGTGTTTTACTAATTTTTCTTCAGTAATACTATCATTAGAAATAGATATAATTTTTTCGTACTCTTCAACTTGTAAACTATCCACTCTTGTTATGGTGGTTTTACCATAACTCTCTCCTGCAGGAACTTCAAAAACACCTTGTTTAAACCTATCGGCATCTTCTTTCATAGATGTGTTACAAGATGCAAAAAGCGTTAAAACTAAAATTATAAGACTATTTTTAACTATATACAAATTTTTTTCTTTCATCATATACCAGTATAATTTGCGGGTGTAATTGCTTTTAACTCCTCTTTAATTTCATTAGAAACATGTAAAGAATCTATGAAGTTAGCAATAGAATTTTGGTTTATTTTCTCGTTTGTTCTGGTTAACCCTTTTAATACTTCATAAGCATCCGGATAAGCTTCTCTTCTTAAAATTGTTTGAATTGCTTCTGCTACAACTGCCCAATTATTTTCTAAATCTTGCTTAAACTTTTCTTCATTTAATAAAAGTTTATTCAATCCTTTAAGGGTAGAAGTAAATGCAATAATTGTATGACCAAAAGGTACGCCAACATTTCTTAAAACAGTACTGTCTGTTAAATCTCTTTGAAGTCTAGAAATAGGTAATTTTGCAGATAAATGTTCAAAAATGGCATTTGCAATACCTAAATTTCCTTCAGAGTTTTCAAAGTCTATAGGGTTTACTTTGTGTGGCATAGCAGATGAGCCTACTTCACCAGCTTTAATTTTTTGTTTAAAGTAATCCATAGAAACATAGGTCCAAAAATCTCTATCTAAATCTATAATTATATTGTTTATTCTTTTTAAACCGTCAAAAAGAGCCGCTAAATGATCGTAATGTTCTATTTGTGTGGTAGGAAAAGAGTGATGTAAACCTAGTTTTTCTTCAACAAATTTACTTCCAAATTTTTTCCAATCTATATTTTTATATGCAACTTTATGTGCATTAAAATTTCCTGTAGCTCCACCAAATTTTGCAGCACTAGGTATATCGTTTAGCAGGTTAAATTGTTCTTTTAATCTTACTACAAATACGTTAATTTCTTTTCCAAGTCTTGTAGGAGAAGCTGGTTGCCCGTGAGTTCTTGCTAACATCGAAACTTTTTCCCATTCTTTTACTAAAGTTTCTAATTTTTTTAAAAGATCTTGGTAATGTGGTACAAAAACATCGTTCATAGCCTCTTTTATAGAAAGAGGTATTGCGGTATTATTAATGTCTTGAGAGGTTAATCCGAAGTGAATAAACTCTTTATATTTCTCTAAATTAAGCGCATCAAATTTTTTCTTAATAAAGTATTCTACAGCTTTAACATCATGATTTGTTATTTTTTCGATATCCTTTATTTGTTGTGCATCTTCTGCAGAAAAATTTTTATAAATATTTCTTAGCGTATTAAAAAGAGAAGAGTCGAAATCTGATAACTGTGGTAGTGGAATTTCACAAAGTGCAATAAAATATTCGATTTCTACTAAAACTCTATATTTTATAAGAGCTTCTTCTGAAAAATAATTTGCTAATTGTGCTACTTTACCTCTGTATCGCCCGTCTATTGGGGAAATGGCATTTAATGCTGTTAAGTTCATTTTATTGTTTTGAAAAACCACAAAAATAAGGATTAAAAGACATTTATTATTACCATTTAATTAATTTTTTCCATAAAAAAATACTATCATTCTGTTATTTCATTCTTATGAAGCTGCATTAAAATTTGTTTACCTCTTGCTTTACAACCTTTGCTTTCGTGTATAATTTTTGAACTAATTAAATGTTTCAATTCTGTATGAACCCATTTTTGATTTTTACCAAAATGGTAAAGACTTGTCATGGTGTAAGCTTTAACAGCAGTTTTTTGTGGTGTTATTAACCATTCAAATCCCGCACTAATAATGTTATTTATGTGAACTTTAGTTAAAAAAGTATGTATTTCTTTCGAATCTTTTTGTTGATAGGCAATAGCTAAATGTTCGCAAATTTTTGCACATGGTCTAATAGCGCTATCAAATTGTAATGTTTTTAATTTTTGCGTAAATTCTGTTAAAAAGGGATAAATCATTAGCAAATTATGGTGTGTACATATCCACTCTAAAATCCAGGCAGCTTTTATAGATATTTTCTCATTTACTGTAAAAGTAATATCAATAATATCTTTAAATAGTGATGTGTCAGCCATAATTTCAATAGCAATTCTTTGCCTATTCTCTATGCTTGCATTATTCATTTTAGAGAGAAGTGATAGTACATAAGATGATTTCATTTTTACTTTTTAGTGTATATTTGTATTTTCCCTAATTACATTATTTGAGATGATAAATATAAAAAGACTCTTTATTGTTTTTACCTTTCTATCTTGTTTTTTTACGAGTGAAATAGTACAATCGCAAAAAACGAATCAATATAATAGTAATAACGAACGAACTGGTGTTTGGAAAAAATACTATCCTAACAAGAGAATTCGTTATACAGGTCAGTTTAAAAACGGAAAAGAAATAGGGGTGTTTAAGTTTTATGATATTAAAAGTTCTAAACATCCTATCGCTATAAAAACTTTTTCTGA encodes:
- the purB gene encoding adenylosuccinate lyase gives rise to the protein MNLTALNAISPIDGRYRGKVAQLANYFSEEALIKYRVLVEIEYFIALCEIPLPQLSDFDSSLFNTLRNIYKNFSAEDAQQIKDIEKITNHDVKAVEYFIKKKFDALNLEKYKEFIHFGLTSQDINNTAIPLSIKEAMNDVFVPHYQDLLKKLETLVKEWEKVSMLARTHGQPASPTRLGKEINVFVVRLKEQFNLLNDIPSAAKFGGATGNFNAHKVAYKNIDWKKFGSKFVEEKLGLHHSFPTTQIEHYDHLAALFDGLKRINNIIIDLDRDFWTYVSMDYFKQKIKAGEVGSSAMPHKVNPIDFENSEGNLGIANAIFEHLSAKLPISRLQRDLTDSTVLRNVGVPFGHTIIAFTSTLKGLNKLLLNEEKFKQDLENNWAVVAEAIQTILRREAYPDAYEVLKGLTRTNEKINQNSIANFIDSLHVSNEIKEELKAITPANYTGI
- a CDS encoding adenylosuccinate lyase, whose translation is MKSSYVLSLLSKMNNASIENRQRIAIEIMADTSLFKDIIDITFTVNEKISIKAAWILEWICTHHNLLMIYPFLTEFTQKLKTLQFDSAIRPCAKICEHLAIAYQQKDSKEIHTFLTKVHINNIISAGFEWLITPQKTAVKAYTMTSLYHFGKNQKWVHTELKHLISSKIIHESKGCKARGKQILMQLHKNEITE
- a CDS encoding TerC family protein, which codes for MEIFAHADTWVALITLTFLEIILGIDNIIFISISANKLPENKVRKATLLGLALAMIIRIILLFSVSYLIALKDPFLIVELDWFQTAITGQSIILFLGGLFLIYKSTKEIRQKVENTHEEDLIKSPKVISFTSVIFQIILIDIVFSFDSILTAVGMTNGINGALTIMVIAVIISIVIMMVFSKPISLFVNKNPTIQMLALSFLILIGFMLITEGAHLSETEIFNKKVGAIPKGYLYFAIAFSLGVEMLNLKIRKKK